One genomic window of Streptomyces sp. NBC_01498 includes the following:
- a CDS encoding helix-turn-helix domain-containing protein, protein MLAGGGEPVYIRRPASLVLRGQVVGYRGYRLPGSERLRVTLPTATVTLVLGWAAPLEMYEGPGGGEPGRWLSMIAGPRTAHVLGGYPGTGQAVEVDFTPLGAHRCMGIPLHHLAQVLVHPDEVMGTGWTGRITEQLATAQDWTGRWALLDDILTRHCVGRPPPATAAVEAWGLLRARGGRMTLSELAETTGLGRRRIQSLFREYVGIPPQTLSRILRFQSALTVPADRYRSLAELAAMSGYHDQAHMSRDFRALSGHTPTQLNRIARTTPPDAAGSDGNLSDFLMP, encoded by the coding sequence GTGTTGGCGGGCGGGGGTGAGCCGGTCTACATCCGGCGTCCGGCGTCGCTGGTGCTGCGCGGGCAGGTGGTCGGATACCGCGGGTACCGACTGCCCGGGAGCGAGCGCCTGAGGGTCACGCTTCCCACGGCCACGGTCACGCTGGTACTGGGATGGGCGGCCCCCCTGGAGATGTATGAGGGGCCGGGCGGCGGGGAGCCGGGCCGGTGGCTCTCGATGATCGCGGGCCCGCGGACCGCGCATGTCCTGGGCGGCTATCCGGGCACCGGGCAGGCGGTCGAAGTCGACTTCACTCCGCTCGGCGCCCACCGCTGTATGGGCATCCCCCTGCACCACCTTGCCCAGGTACTGGTGCACCCCGATGAGGTCATGGGTACAGGCTGGACCGGGAGAATCACCGAACAACTCGCGACGGCTCAGGACTGGACCGGGCGTTGGGCCCTGCTTGACGACATCCTGACCAGGCACTGTGTCGGCCGTCCCCCGCCCGCGACCGCAGCGGTCGAGGCATGGGGCCTGCTGCGTGCCCGCGGCGGCAGGATGACCCTGTCCGAACTCGCCGAAACCACAGGGCTGGGCCGACGGCGCATCCAGTCGCTCTTCCGCGAGTACGTCGGCATCCCGCCCCAGACCCTTTCCCGGATCCTTCGATTCCAGAGCGCCCTCACCGTGCCGGCCGACAGGTACCGCTCGCTGGCCGAACTCGCGGCCATGAGCGGCTACCACGACCAGGCGCACATGAGCCGGGACTTCCGTGCCCTCTCCGGCCACACCCCCACACAACTGAACCGCATCGCCCGGACAACACCGCCGGACGCCGCCGGCAGCGACGGAAACCTCAGCGACTTCCTCATGCCGTGA
- a CDS encoding S1 family peptidase: MSTKRTNPLRRTAPRFRRPVTALAVLALSAALGLAGPQAAQAQPQTFSAAELAAAGDAVLAADIAGTAWGVNPATGTVLVTVDKRVSATEVAELRRSAGAQADALTFERTAGTLQPHLQGGEPVWSNAGRCTAGFNVRAGTADYFVTAGHCTQGVSTWYTNASRTTTIGPTAATSFPGNDYGIVRYTNPAVPRPGTVNCGGTIIDITGPANPTVGQRIWLASSTTGCHSGAVTGLNATVNYGAGGIVSGLIQTTLCSEPGDSGSPVFTRTGDGTTGLAVGVLSGGSGNCASGATSFVQPINEVLAAYGAVLT; this comes from the coding sequence GTGAGCACCAAGCGCACCAACCCCCTCAGACGCACCGCCCCACGCTTCCGGCGGCCCGTGACCGCCCTGGCCGTACTCGCCCTGTCGGCCGCACTGGGGCTGGCAGGCCCCCAGGCGGCGCAGGCCCAGCCGCAGACGTTCAGCGCCGCCGAGCTCGCGGCGGCGGGCGACGCCGTCCTCGCCGCCGACATCGCCGGAACGGCCTGGGGCGTCAACCCGGCGACCGGCACCGTCCTGGTCACGGTGGACAAGCGGGTGTCCGCCACCGAAGTGGCCGAACTGCGCAGAAGCGCGGGCGCGCAGGCCGACGCCCTCACCTTCGAGCGCACCGCCGGTACCCTGCAGCCACACCTCCAGGGCGGCGAGCCGGTCTGGAGCAACGCCGGCCGCTGCACCGCCGGGTTCAACGTACGGGCCGGCACCGCCGACTACTTCGTCACCGCCGGCCACTGCACCCAGGGCGTCTCCACCTGGTACACGAACGCGTCGCGCACCACCACCATCGGCCCGACCGCGGCGACCAGCTTTCCGGGCAACGACTACGGCATCGTCCGGTACACCAACCCCGCGGTACCCCGTCCCGGAACGGTCAACTGCGGCGGCACCATCATCGACATCACCGGCCCCGCGAACCCCACCGTCGGCCAGAGGATCTGGCTGGCCAGCAGCACCACCGGCTGCCACAGCGGTGCCGTCACCGGCCTCAACGCCACCGTCAACTACGGCGCGGGCGGGATCGTCAGCGGACTCATCCAGACCACCCTCTGCTCCGAACCCGGTGACAGCGGCTCCCCGGTGTTCACCCGCACCGGCGACGGCACGACAGGACTGGCCGTCGGCGTGCTCTCGGGCGGCTCCGGCAACTGCGCCTCGGGCGCCACGTCCTTCGTCCAGCCCATCAACGAGGTACTCGCCGCCTACGGCGCCGTCCTCACCTGA
- a CDS encoding HTTM domain-containing protein → MATEQLSPRARGRHLYALLTEQPISLYAAAVLRIGYGLLYLGFLLREFPHRDEIWGPGSPWTPGLAAQLYEQTGWASILSLSESRTYFELCYALAVVTAALFALGWRTRAISILFALLVASFHARSIFMTDGGDNLILLMVFYLVLTACGRRWSLDARRAARHTAADDGRTRKPPGQLRQARTTLVTVLHNCGLIVIAVQVCFLYGSAGLYKVQGGTWGGGTAMHYVLNLDLFRPWPELSRIADEQTVLLAITAYATVLLQVAFPFVLFGRLKYPVLAMMLGMHLGIAVLMGLPLFSGAMIVADLVFLPDRFYLALRRLCAQALRGTLQYLGIGSRREPSRPTKPTGDGSPATGVLPHQGGADGPADSWETPGSRVPPTRGVR, encoded by the coding sequence ATGGCAACTGAACAGCTCTCCCCACGCGCACGGGGCAGGCACCTGTACGCCCTGCTGACGGAACAGCCGATCTCCCTGTACGCCGCGGCCGTGCTGCGCATCGGCTACGGCCTGCTCTATCTGGGCTTCCTCCTCAGGGAGTTCCCGCACCGCGACGAGATCTGGGGGCCCGGCTCACCCTGGACCCCTGGACTGGCGGCACAGCTCTACGAGCAGACCGGCTGGGCCAGCATCCTCTCCCTGTCGGAGAGCCGTACGTACTTCGAGCTCTGCTACGCGCTCGCCGTCGTCACCGCCGCGCTGTTCGCCCTCGGCTGGCGGACCCGCGCGATCTCCATCCTCTTCGCCCTTCTCGTGGCCTCGTTCCACGCCCGGTCCATCTTCATGACGGACGGCGGCGACAACCTGATCCTGCTGATGGTCTTCTACCTCGTGCTCACCGCCTGCGGCCGGCGCTGGTCGCTGGACGCCCGCCGCGCGGCCCGCCACACGGCGGCCGACGACGGCCGTACGAGGAAACCGCCGGGTCAACTGCGTCAGGCGCGGACCACGCTGGTCACGGTGCTGCACAACTGCGGACTGATCGTCATCGCCGTCCAGGTCTGTTTCCTCTACGGGTCGGCGGGCCTCTACAAGGTGCAGGGCGGTACGTGGGGCGGCGGGACCGCCATGCACTACGTACTGAACCTCGATCTCTTCCGGCCCTGGCCCGAGCTCTCCCGGATCGCGGACGAGCAGACGGTACTGCTCGCGATCACCGCCTACGCGACGGTGCTGCTCCAGGTCGCGTTCCCGTTCGTGCTGTTCGGCAGGCTCAAGTACCCCGTCCTGGCGATGATGCTGGGCATGCATCTGGGGATCGCGGTACTGATGGGGCTGCCGCTGTTCTCCGGTGCGATGATCGTCGCGGACCTGGTCTTCCTGCCCGACCGCTTCTATCTCGCGCTGCGGCGTCTCTGCGCGCAAGCGCTGCGGGGCACACTCCAGTACCTCGGGATCGGCTCCAGGCGTGAACCCTCTCGACCCACGAAGCCCACAGGGGACGGATCACCGGCCACCGGCGTACTGCCGCACCAGGGCGGCGCCGACGGGCCCGCCGACTCGTGGGAAACACCCGGGTCCCGTGTTCCGCCCACCCGCGGCGTCCGCTGA
- a CDS encoding DUF5819 family protein translates to MSRVLRAGIRTIVCLCLTAVLTHAVLVFLHIAPSNAVSQRYSAQINAWVYPLFEQNWKLFAPDPDSVNRRISARSAHTEADGTVRVSQWFDLSAVDHTAVEHSPFPSHTAQNELRRAWTSYLELHGGSDEPRSERAVMLQKYLRNIAVARMTEHADDRSGERIAHIQLRVVTVPVTAPRTNATTTAQAPPKPAETRLLPWWKVTPDGN, encoded by the coding sequence ATGTCCCGCGTACTGAGAGCGGGAATCCGCACGATCGTATGCCTCTGCCTGACGGCCGTGCTGACCCACGCGGTGCTGGTTTTCCTCCACATCGCACCCTCCAACGCCGTCTCCCAGCGTTACAGCGCGCAGATCAACGCCTGGGTCTATCCGCTCTTCGAGCAGAACTGGAAGCTCTTCGCCCCTGATCCGGATTCCGTCAACCGGCGGATCTCCGCGCGCTCGGCCCACACGGAGGCCGACGGGACGGTCCGGGTGAGCCAGTGGTTCGACCTCTCGGCCGTGGACCACACGGCGGTCGAGCACAGCCCGTTCCCCAGTCACACCGCGCAGAACGAACTGCGCCGGGCCTGGACGTCGTACCTCGAACTGCACGGAGGCAGCGACGAGCCGCGCTCGGAACGCGCCGTGATGCTCCAGAAGTATCTGCGCAACATCGCGGTGGCCCGCATGACCGAGCACGCCGACGACCGCTCGGGCGAGCGCATCGCCCATATCCAGCTCCGGGTGGTCACCGTGCCCGTCACCGCCCCGCGCACGAACGCCACGACCACGGCACAGGCGCCGCCGAAACCCGCCGAGACCCGGCTGCTGCCCTGGTGGAAGGTGACCCCCGATGGCAACTGA
- a CDS encoding ice-binding family protein — translation MKLNTLGAARQRSISGWFTAVLTTTVAAAMVAVTPTQALAIATPVPLGTADAFAVLAGESITNTGPSVITGDIGVSPGTAISGFPPGLVNGAQHSADAVALQAKADLVTAFNNAAGQATDAVLPPDAGGLTLVPGVYTASSTLGLTGTLTLDAQGNPNSVWVFQVGSGLTTASASRVALINGAQACNVFWEIGSSATLGTNSTFVGNILALTSISATTGATIDGRALARNGSVTLDTNRITRSTCAGGTTSGTTTGTTTGTTTGTTTGTTTGTTTGTTGSVLGGVLGGVLGGATTGTTTGGVLGGVLGGVVTGGTTGGPTGGTTGGPSGGVISGNTTGNTSGNTVGNTTGGNITGGNGGGHGGHTGGGHGGKPPGKPDHGYGHDEGGYGDKPPEHGGYGDKPEHGGYGDKPEHLA, via the coding sequence ATGAAGCTCAATACCCTTGGCGCGGCTCGACAACGATCCATTTCCGGATGGTTCACCGCCGTGCTCACGACGACGGTCGCCGCTGCCATGGTCGCGGTGACGCCGACCCAGGCGCTCGCCATCGCCACACCGGTTCCGCTCGGTACGGCCGACGCCTTCGCCGTTCTGGCCGGAGAGTCGATCACCAACACCGGCCCCTCGGTCATCACCGGCGACATCGGGGTGAGCCCCGGAACGGCGATCAGCGGATTCCCGCCCGGTCTGGTCAACGGCGCCCAGCACTCCGCCGACGCGGTGGCCCTCCAGGCCAAGGCCGACCTGGTGACCGCGTTCAACAACGCCGCCGGACAGGCCACGGACGCGGTACTGCCGCCGGACGCGGGCGGCCTGACGCTCGTTCCCGGTGTCTACACCGCCTCGTCGACGCTCGGTCTGACCGGCACCCTCACCCTCGACGCGCAGGGCAACCCCAACTCCGTCTGGGTCTTCCAGGTCGGCTCCGGGCTGACGACGGCCTCCGCCAGCCGGGTCGCGCTCATCAACGGCGCGCAGGCGTGCAATGTGTTCTGGGAGATCGGCAGTTCGGCCACCCTGGGCACCAACTCGACGTTCGTCGGCAACATCCTGGCCCTGACCTCGATCAGTGCCACGACCGGGGCGACCATCGACGGGCGCGCCCTGGCGCGTAACGGCTCGGTGACCCTGGACACCAACCGGATCACCCGTTCCACCTGCGCGGGCGGCACCACATCCGGTACGACGACCGGTACGACCACGGGCACGACGACCGGTACCACCACGGGCACCACGACCGGTACGACCACCGGCACCACGGGCAGCGTCCTCGGCGGCGTCCTCGGCGGTGTGCTCGGGGGCGCGACGACCGGTACGACCACCGGCGGAGTGCTGGGCGGCGTCCTCGGCGGCGTCGTGACCGGCGGCACCACGGGCGGCCCGACAGGCGGCACGACCGGCGGGCCCTCCGGCGGCGTCATCTCCGGCAACACGACCGGTAACACCAGCGGCAACACGGTCGGCAACACCACCGGCGGCAACATCACCGGCGGCAACGGCGGCGGTCACGGCGGTCACACCGGCGGCGGCCACGGCGGGAAGCCCCCGGGGAAGCCCGACCACGGCTACGGCCACGACGAGGGCGGCTACGGCGACAAGCCGCCGGAGCACGGTGGCTACGGCGACAAGCCCGAGCACGGCGGCTACGGCGACAAGCCCGAGCACCTGGCCTGA
- a CDS encoding IS5 family transposase (programmed frameshift) — protein MRRHELSDAEWEFVRPLLPESLRGRKRLDDRTVLNGIVWKFRTGTAWRDVPERYGPWATLHTRFRRWALDGTFERMLRAAQCRADADGDIDWLVSVDSTIVRAHQHAAGARKGGLRGPALGRSRGGLTSKIHLACDAMGRPLAFTVTGGNTNDCTQFTAVMDAIRVPRLGPGRPRNRPDHLLGDKGYSSKAIRAWLRRRGVSHTIPERADQIRNRLRRGSRGGRPPAFDKHLYKQRNTVERCFNRLKQWRGIATRYDKTAESYQAAVTLASLLMWA, from the exons ATACGTCGTCATGAACTGTCGGATGCCGAGTGGGAGTTCGTCCGGCCGCTGCTGCCTGAGTCGTTGCGGGGCAGGAAGCGGTTGGACGACCGCACGGTGCTCAACGGGATCGTGTGGAAGTTCCGCACCGGGACCGCTTGGCGTGACGTGCCCGAGCGGTACGGTCCGTGGGCCACGCTGCACACCCGGTTCCGCCGGTGGGCACTGGACGGCACGTTTGAGCGGATGCTCCGAGCCGCCCAGTGCCGGGCGGACGCCGACGGGGACATCGACTGGCTCGTGTCGGTCGACTCCACCATCGTCCGCGCCCACCAGCACGCCGCCGGGGCGCGAAAAGGGG GGCTCCGCGGCCCCGCACTCGGACGCTCCAGAGGTGGCCTGACCAGCAAGATCCATCTGGCGTGCGATGCCATGGGGCGTCCGCTCGCCTTCACTGTCACCGGCGGGAACACCAACGACTGCACCCAGTTCACGGCCGTGATGGACGCGATACGGGTGCCCCGCCTCGGCCCGGGACGGCCACGGAACCGGCCCGACCACCTCTTGGGCGACAAGGGCTACAGCTCCAAGGCCATCCGGGCCTGGCTCAGGCGGCGGGGCGTCAGCCACACCATCCCGGAACGGGCCGACCAGATCCGCAACCGGCTCCGGCGCGGCAGCCGCGGCGGACGACCGCCGGCCTTCGACAAACACCTCTACAAGCAGCGCAACACGGTCGAACGATGCTTCAACCGCTTGAAGCAATGGCGAGGCATCGCCACCCGCTACGACAAGACCGCCGAGTCCTACCAAGCAGCCGTCACCCTCGCCTCGCTCCTGATGTGGGCGTGA
- a CDS encoding GNAT family N-acetyltransferase encodes MWPVSRTAPRLELREFTTEDADAVFAIYGSDEATEHLSFEPRSRDEVGQILERSVASAAAVPRVEFALAVVERDGGELIGFARLATDPHQQRAATIGFALRPDRSGIGYGVETVRLPLRLGFNELGPYRIRGARSALNSASARTMANRRNERGVHDPRTHPEERHMARLGRAGHPRPRMVHTLSL; translated from the coding sequence ATGTGGCCGGTCAGCCGCACAGCCCCGCGCCTGGAACTCCGCGAGTTCACCACCGAGGACGCTGACGCCGTCTTCGCGATCTACGGAAGCGACGAAGCGACGGAGCACCTGTCGTTCGAGCCGCGCTCCCGCGACGAGGTCGGGCAGATCCTCGAACGCTCCGTCGCATCGGCTGCCGCCGTGCCGCGCGTCGAATTCGCCCTTGCGGTGGTGGAGCGCGACGGGGGTGAACTGATCGGGTTCGCACGCCTCGCGACAGATCCACACCAACAGCGCGCCGCCACGATCGGCTTCGCGCTGCGCCCGGACCGGTCGGGCATCGGCTACGGCGTCGAGACCGTGCGTCTCCCTCTCAGGCTCGGATTCAACGAGTTGGGCCCCTACCGGATACGGGGCGCACGCTCGGCGCTCAACTCTGCCTCCGCCAGGACCATGGCCAACCGCCGGAATGAAAGAGGAGTACACGATCCGAGAACACATCCGGAAGAACGGCATATGGCGCGACTCGGTCGCGCAGGCCATCCTCGACCACGAATGGTCCATACGCTCTCCCTCTGA
- a CDS encoding pirin family protein: MSNLDRQATPSVCGGRGFVVAEPVRELLSPRRVTLGESTEVRRLLPNLGRRMVGAWAFVDHYGPDDIADEPGMQVPPHPHMGLQTVSWLHDGEVLHRDSLGSLQTVRPRELGLMTSGRAISHSEESPRPHARLLHGAQLWVALPDAHRDTEPHFQHHTDLPVVTAPGLTATVILGTLDGATSPGTTYTPLVGADLTLTPGTDARLPLDPDFEYAVLAMSGEARVDGVPVPAGSMLYLGCGRTELPLRTDSEAGLMLLGGEPFEEEIVMWWNFIGRSDEEIVEAREAWIAGDRFGDVHGFDGPRLSAPALPTAPLKPRGRVR; the protein is encoded by the coding sequence ATGAGCAATCTTGATCGTCAGGCGACGCCCTCCGTCTGCGGTGGCCGTGGCTTCGTCGTCGCCGAGCCGGTGCGCGAACTCCTCAGCCCCCGGCGCGTCACGCTCGGCGAATCCACCGAGGTCCGCCGACTGCTGCCCAACCTCGGGCGCCGGATGGTCGGCGCGTGGGCCTTCGTCGATCACTACGGCCCCGACGACATCGCCGACGAGCCGGGCATGCAGGTACCGCCCCACCCGCACATGGGTCTCCAGACGGTCAGCTGGCTCCACGACGGCGAGGTCCTGCACCGCGACAGCCTGGGCAGCCTCCAGACCGTACGGCCCCGGGAACTGGGCCTGATGACCTCGGGCCGCGCGATCAGCCACTCCGAGGAGAGCCCCCGCCCGCACGCCCGGCTGCTCCACGGCGCCCAGCTGTGGGTCGCGCTCCCCGACGCCCACCGCGACACGGAGCCGCACTTCCAGCACCACACGGACCTCCCCGTCGTCACGGCCCCGGGCCTGACGGCCACCGTCATCCTGGGCACCCTGGACGGCGCCACCTCACCGGGCACGACGTACACCCCACTGGTCGGCGCCGACCTGACCCTCACCCCGGGCACCGACGCGCGGCTGCCCCTCGACCCGGACTTCGAATACGCGGTCCTGGCGATGTCGGGCGAGGCCCGGGTCGACGGCGTCCCGGTCCCGGCGGGCTCGATGCTCTACCTCGGCTGCGGCCGCACCGAACTCCCCCTCCGTACGGACTCCGAGGCCGGCCTGATGCTCCTGGGCGGCGAGCCGTTCGAGGAGGAGATCGTGATGTGGTGGAACTTCATCGGCCGGTCGGACGAGGAGATCGTAGAGGCCCGCGAGGCGTGGATCGCGGGCGATCGCTTCGGCGATGTCCACGGCTTCGACGGCCCTCGCCTCTCCGCCCCGGCGCTCCCCACTGCCCCGCTGAAACCCCGGGGTCGGGTGCGCTGA
- a CDS encoding tetratricopeptide repeat protein — MNSSYYDVGTSAERWTRAQQFFDAREYVPAAAILEGLVAEVPEQVAPRLLLARAYYHSARLRKAETELLAVLERDPVEQYARLMLGRTLERQGRVADAAPQLRMAAALGGEFPAV, encoded by the coding sequence GTGAACAGCTCGTACTACGACGTCGGGACGTCCGCCGAGCGCTGGACGCGTGCTCAGCAGTTCTTCGACGCGCGGGAGTACGTCCCCGCCGCCGCCATCCTCGAAGGGCTGGTGGCCGAGGTCCCGGAGCAGGTCGCGCCGCGGCTGCTGCTCGCCCGCGCCTACTACCACTCCGCCCGGCTCCGCAAGGCCGAGACCGAGCTGCTCGCCGTACTGGAGCGCGACCCCGTCGAGCAGTACGCGCGCCTCATGCTGGGCCGCACGCTGGAGCGGCAGGGCCGGGTGGCCGACGCCGCGCCGCAGTTGCGGATGGCCGCCGCGCTGGGGGGCGAGTTCCCCGCCGTGTGA
- the ligD gene encoding non-homologous end-joining DNA ligase, with protein sequence MPTRGRGRATGGDPGGPAETEVRAGDRTVRIHRPYKVLFPGDGVGADAHGGDGGGDGGAVGGRSALTKADLVEHYRSVARYMLPEIKGRPLTVERYPDGVGGPHFMQKNVPGNYPDWAHRAEMPKKGGTVTHPVCDDTATLVFLADQASVTFHRSLSRADRPDFPDRLVFDLDPARDDFEPVRAAALLLHDLLDELGLPSAPMTTGSKGLHVSVRLDGRTGHDEVRAFARDVAGVLAARDPDRLTTEQRTDARGGRLYLDIQRNAYGQTAVAPFSVRAREGAPVATPVSWDQVRDRAVNARSWTVTNVLEQARTRPWSGVPARGRALGPARRRLTALS encoded by the coding sequence GTGCCCACTAGAGGACGCGGGCGCGCCACGGGCGGGGACCCGGGCGGCCCGGCGGAGACCGAGGTACGGGCGGGCGACCGGACCGTACGGATCCACCGCCCGTACAAGGTCCTCTTCCCCGGCGACGGGGTCGGCGCCGACGCGCACGGTGGGGACGGCGGCGGTGACGGCGGCGCTGTCGGCGGGAGATCCGCCCTCACGAAGGCGGATCTTGTCGAGCACTACCGCTCCGTCGCCCGCTACATGCTGCCGGAGATCAAGGGCAGACCCCTGACGGTGGAGCGGTATCCGGACGGTGTCGGCGGTCCCCACTTCATGCAGAAGAACGTTCCGGGGAACTATCCCGACTGGGCACACCGGGCCGAGATGCCGAAGAAGGGCGGGACCGTCACGCACCCCGTGTGCGACGACACCGCGACGCTCGTGTTCCTCGCCGACCAGGCGAGCGTCACCTTCCACCGCTCGCTGTCCCGGGCGGACCGCCCGGACTTCCCGGACCGGCTGGTGTTCGACCTCGATCCGGCGCGCGACGACTTCGAGCCCGTACGCGCCGCCGCGCTGCTGCTCCACGACCTGCTCGACGAACTGGGCCTGCCGTCGGCGCCGATGACGACCGGCTCCAAGGGCCTGCATGTGAGCGTCCGGCTGGACGGCCGGACGGGCCACGACGAGGTACGGGCCTTCGCCAGGGACGTGGCCGGCGTCCTCGCGGCCCGTGACCCGGACCGGCTGACCACGGAGCAGCGCACGGACGCGCGCGGTGGCCGGCTCTACCTGGACATCCAGCGCAACGCGTACGGGCAGACCGCCGTGGCCCCCTTCTCCGTACGGGCGCGGGAAGGCGCCCCGGTCGCGACGCCGGTCAGCTGGGACCAGGTGCGGGATCGTGCGGTCAACGCGCGGAGCTGGACGGTGACGAACGTGCTGGAGCAGGCCCGCACCCGCCCCTGGTCCGGCGTCCCGGCCAGGGGCCGGGCGCTCGGCCCGGCCCGCCGACGGCTGACGGCGCTGTCCTGA
- a CDS encoding WhiB family transcriptional regulator produces MTTDEDRTGAGADTWEWLRDAACVGADPELFFPVGDSDPAAEQVERAKAVCHSCPVESRCLDWALNTGRTSGVWGGTDEEERRRLRRNGRRNVPAPRGRQASAPGGTRRPRAH; encoded by the coding sequence ATCACGACCGACGAGGACCGGACCGGAGCGGGCGCGGACACGTGGGAATGGCTGCGGGACGCGGCCTGCGTGGGCGCCGATCCCGAACTGTTCTTCCCGGTGGGGGACTCGGACCCCGCCGCCGAACAGGTCGAGCGCGCCAAGGCGGTGTGCCATTCCTGCCCGGTGGAGAGCCGGTGTCTCGACTGGGCCCTCAACACCGGCCGTACGTCCGGGGTTTGGGGCGGTACGGACGAGGAGGAACGCCGTCGGCTGCGCCGCAACGGCCGCCGTAACGTGCCCGCGCCACGCGGCAGGCAGGCGTCGGCGCCGGGCGGTACGCGGCGACCCCGTGCCCACTAG
- a CDS encoding ATP-binding protein, giving the protein MTIPHDRYYVVELHASPERVTQIRRIVAAHLRHWDLDPHVDPVCSGIGELLTNVHRHVGTDNKCMVELRWTGRFLTTAVSDNGPELPRLPSGGGGGLARLASLSDSWGTCGTVEGKVVWFTRSVEAPQNVLRLPVVPDGGTDTSAKEPVASPASQPESVPLPSLISA; this is encoded by the coding sequence ATGACGATTCCACACGACCGTTACTACGTCGTGGAATTGCACGCCTCTCCGGAGCGCGTGACGCAGATCCGGCGCATCGTCGCCGCGCACCTCCGGCACTGGGATCTCGACCCGCACGTCGACCCGGTCTGCTCGGGCATCGGCGAACTGCTGACCAATGTCCACCGGCATGTCGGCACGGACAACAAGTGCATGGTCGAGCTCCGCTGGACCGGCCGGTTTCTCACGACCGCCGTCTCGGACAACGGCCCCGAACTTCCCCGGCTGCCCTCGGGGGGCGGCGGCGGACTCGCGCGTCTCGCCTCCCTCAGCGACAGCTGGGGCACGTGCGGCACGGTGGAGGGCAAGGTCGTCTGGTTCACCAGGAGCGTCGAGGCGCCGCAGAACGTGCTGCGGCTGCCCGTCGTGCCCGACGGCGGGACCGACACGTCGGCCAAGGAGCCGGTCGCGTCCCCGGCGTCGCAGCCCGAGTCCGTGCCGCTGCCGTCGCTGATCTCGGCCTGA
- a CDS encoding VOC family protein produces MAPRHPVFGAPCWASLLARDLADTRNFYGAVLGWTFRPARTGDQFVVAETDGVPVASIGALASALRIAVAWTPYFVVSDVDATAARIRERSATVAVGPLSFEMGRAALAADRDGAVFGFWEGEPLPDVTARRGAPPVRLELRTHDAIASAIFYGEVLRWAEDGSGGIDVSYEKDAVVLRTGHGPGHVVARMSSGGVEAALNPHLRPRWHVAFPVDGVRSLGAAAETAEKLGGGVVAVKERGRDGVEQVTLRDPDGGLFTLTDR; encoded by the coding sequence ATGGCACCGAGGCATCCTGTGTTCGGGGCGCCGTGCTGGGCGAGCCTGCTGGCCCGCGACCTCGCCGACACACGGAACTTCTACGGTGCGGTGCTCGGCTGGACCTTCCGCCCGGCCAGGACCGGTGACCAGTTCGTGGTGGCCGAGACCGACGGCGTACCGGTCGCGAGTATCGGCGCCCTCGCCTCCGCCCTGCGGATCGCCGTGGCCTGGACGCCGTACTTCGTGGTGAGCGACGTCGACGCGACGGCCGCCCGGATCCGGGAACGCAGTGCCACCGTCGCCGTGGGCCCCCTGTCCTTCGAGATGGGCCGGGCGGCGCTCGCCGCCGACCGGGACGGCGCGGTCTTCGGCTTCTGGGAGGGCGAGCCGCTGCCCGACGTGACCGCCCGGCGCGGCGCGCCGCCCGTCCGGCTGGAGTTGCGGACCCACGACGCCATCGCCTCGGCGATCTTCTACGGCGAGGTGCTGCGGTGGGCCGAGGACGGTTCCGGGGGCATCGACGTCAGCTACGAGAAGGACGCCGTCGTGCTCCGTACGGGCCACGGGCCGGGGCATGTCGTGGCCCGGATGAGCAGCGGTGGAGTCGAGGCCGCGCTGAACCCGCATCTGCGTCCCCGCTGGCACGTGGCGTTCCCCGTGGACGGCGTGCGGTCGCTCGGGGCCGCCGCGGAGACCGCCGAGAAGCTCGGCGGCGGCGTGGTGGCGGTGAAGGAGCGGGGGCGCGACGGCGTGGAACAGGTGACGCTGCGGGACCCGGACGGCGGACTTTTCACTCTGACGGACCGCTGA
- a CDS encoding plasmid stabilization protein, whose translation MPRGSSPKRERQYAHIKESAEKRGESTSRAEEIASRTVNKERARHGESKTASRVSTEDMSSGRRGGRRSHSGAQGPTYDQLYAEARRRDLDGRSTMNKEQLARALNG comes from the coding sequence ATGCCGCGAGGATCCAGTCCCAAGCGTGAACGGCAGTACGCGCACATCAAGGAAAGCGCCGAGAAGCGCGGCGAGAGCACGTCGCGTGCCGAGGAGATCGCCTCCCGGACGGTCAACAAGGAGCGGGCGAGGCACGGCGAGTCGAAGACCGCGTCGCGCGTTTCCACCGAGGACATGTCGTCCGGCCGGCGCGGCGGTCGCCGCTCGCACAGCGGCGCGCAGGGCCCCACGTACGACCAGTTGTACGCGGAGGCCAGGCGCCGCGATCTGGACGGCCGTTCCACGATGAACAAGGAGCAGCTCGCGCGGGCGCTGAACGGCTGA